The genome window GAGAAGCAGGTGAGGAGAACTGAGCGTCTCTGGAGGCTGTGTGACGATGGTTCAATCAGCTCATGGTTTTGTTTTAGAGGCTCTTAACCACAACAGTAAAGAACAGACACAGCTTCGTGTCTGTCTTAAGCAAGTGGTAACTGGTCGGCTTTGACTCCAATGGCAGCCTCAGCGCTGCCGGGTGGAGCAGCGCCAGTGGTATTGACTAcaagcagcatcagcatgaaGCTCCGACCAGTGCAGTAGGTATGAAGACATTTGAACCGTGAGCGTCTGTAAATCAAAATATGAAATGACCGACCTGACACTggaacagaaccaagtccaAAAGTCTGAACCAGTAAACAACAGTGAGTCCTCGCGTGTCATCTGGTTCTCACCAGCTTTACACAGTCCAGAGAGCAGGTTTCCCCAGTGACCCAACAGGTGGTGGTGAAACCATTGGACTGTAAATGAGACAATAAAGGTACGGTTAAAGTCCACATTCTGGTTCTGTTCCAGGTACCAGTTATCGTCCTTCTAACTTCATCACTGGTTGGgtcagcagcagaagcagctggtgctgagtgtgagctttgctgcagcagctttggtTCCTCCTGCCCAGTGGGAACTGCTTAGACCTGTCTGTTGTTAACAGCCTGCACGTGTACCGTCAGCCCTGGTGGTTCTGTATCTGTCTGGACCTTGACCTTATTTTTGCAAGGTCAGAATGTGTCTGTAGATGTTGACAGGTGACTTTTATCTGCTGCTTATCTTCAGATAAGGTCAAACAGTAAAACACGGATCCGGCGTCCAACGCTGTCACTGCTGCCTGAACCAGAGCGGAGCTGAGTCCAGCTCTGCTTAGCTGGGATCCATTACCGGTTCTGACTGAGTTCAACGGTGAGTGAACCAGTGTGTTGCGTTCTGTCCTGAGTAGCAGCGCTGAGGGACTAGATCACCGTCTGACGGTTGGCCTCTGAGATCTAAATGTTGGTTCTGTCATGGGTTCCTTTCTAGTGCTGAGTGCCAGCATGGCCCGGAAGAGGTGCGAGCTTTCTGGCCTGGAGGCGGCGCTGGTCGTGCTGTTCGTCTTGATGACGACTGTGTGCGTCGTCCTGATCTCACTGATGGTCGTCTGGAAAACAGACACAGGTAAGAACCAACAAAAGTATTACAGAggagaaccagaacagaaccagtgctGATCCAGAACTGATACCTCTAATAATCACCCATCGCTGCTGGCAGATTCTGACCCGGATCCAACCCATCCTCCCAGTCCACAGCCTCAGCAGGATCCCTACCTGATCGGAGTGGGCCGGGCCGACTGTACCGGGCCACCAGCTGAAATCCCTATGGTCAGTACCGTGCTCAGAGATAACactggggtgggggggggggcgaggggggttCTGACTAAACCAGCCCAGCTCACGGACCAGACCCAGTCCAGCAGCTACATTGGGCTCTGCTGGTTTCTCTTTTGCTGCTTTGATCTTCACATGTAATTTGGATCGGATAGGACATGATTAGTAGAGAAAGCAAACTCCAAAGAGCAGCGGTTACGGTTGGACTGGGTGTGTTGGGTCTAAAGTTTATGGCAGTTAATAAGACAAACTGAGtcacattaaacacaaacatccacagaACACAAACTGCAAGAATGAGCACCAGGACATGGTGCAGGTTCAAgcttggttctgtgtgtgtgtgtgtgtgtgtgtgtgtgtgtgtgtgtgtgtgtgtgtgtgtgtgtgtgtgtgtgtgtgtgtgtgtgtgtgtgtgtgtagatgggCTACGCCAACCCTCAGCAGACGGCTGCAGGCATACACACTCGACTCTACAGCCGAGCCTTCATCATTGACGACGGGAAGCGTCGAGTCGTGTTTGTCACTGCAGACGTGGGAATGATTTCACAGAGGCTGCGGCTGGAGGTGGGAGCACAACTACAACATTAATCTGATCATTAGAGGAGAACCGATTCCAGTTCTGgtccagagctgctgtttgtgcttcgtgtgcaggttctgcaggcgctgcagcggAAGTATGGGGACCTGTACCAGCAGGAGAACGTGGTTCTGAGTGGGACTCACACCCACTGCGGACTGGGAGGGTATTTCCAGTACACGCTGTTCATGGTGACCAGTAAAGGCTACATCAAGGAATCGGCCAAAACGCTGGTCAACGGCATCGTCAAGGTGTGTAATTTACTGACTGTAGCACAGCAGGTAAAAGGTTGACCCACAAACATCTGTTTCCAGAGCGTAGACATAGCCCACCGCAACATGAGACCAGGCAGGATCTACCGGAACCGAGGAGACCTGGACGACAGCAGCCTGAACAGGAGCCCTCACTCGTACCTGAACAACCCGGAGGGCGAGCGACAAAAGTGAGCGATGACACGAACACAGAACAAATCTCGTGAAGTCGTCTGTGACTCCTCGTGTTTTCAGGtataagacaaacacagacaagaaGGTGGTGGTGCTGAAGTTCACTGATCTAGATGGGGATGGCATTGGAATGATCAGGTACCAACACATCCCCTGATGATCACCTGCGTTCTGAGCCACCAGGTGCTTCCTGTGTGAGGATGTCGTTTCTCTGTCTTCACAGCTGGTTTGCCGTCCACGCCGTCAGCATGAACTACACCAACCAGATGGTGAGCAGCGACAACATGGGCTACGCTTCCTACCTGCTGGAGCAGGACAAGAATCCTGGAGAGCTACCTGGGCAGGTAAAGGACAACGTATGAAGAAGGCCACAAACCGAACATGAATGTTCAGTCCAGATGCAGAATAAGGTTCCTGCACAGATATGTGAAAGACATGTGTCATAACAGGCTAATAACATGTTAACAAGTTTATTATAACATAACAGgtgaacatgttgtgtcatAACAGGTTAATAACAGGCTAACCTGTCATGACACGTGTTCCCCTGTTGTTAATTACAATACCATTAATACCACAGTTCTCGCTCTCTTAGGGAAGTTTCGTAGCCGGGTTCTCATCCAGTAACCTTGGTGATGTCAGCCCCAACACCAAAGGCCCTCACTGTGCCAACACCGGGCTGCCCTGCGACTACCTGAACAGCTCCTGTCCAGTAGGAGGCGTAAGTGTGCCCCGCTCATGCATGGATGCAGCTAAGGAGCAGATGTTAACCTTGCTAACGCTATCTGCAGACCGTCATGTGTCAGGCGTACGGACCTGGACGTGACATGTTTGAGAGCACGAGGATAATTGGACACAACCTCTACAGGAAGGCCAAGGTACCGGTGCTGTAGTTGTTGGGACCGGTGATAAACCTCCACGTGGATCTGAGTGTTCGTGGTTCTGCAGGAGCTGTACGCCGGCGCCACGGAGGAGGTGACCGGGCCTCTTCACGCTGCTCATCAGTGGGTCGACATGACGGACGTCACTGTGCAGATCAACGCCACGCACACGGTTAGAGAGGGGGCTGATGGGTAACGATGTTCAGCCTCTGGCCAGAGCCGGTCTTGactttgtggtgtgtgcgtcAGGCCAAAACCTGTAAACCAGCTCTGGGTCACAGTTTTGCAGCAGGAACCattgatggaggaggaggcctcaaCTTCACTCAGGGTGACGCCACCTTCTCGCTCACTGCCGCCTCCATCACCGGCTCCATCTCAAAGCGTCTTTTGTGCAGGTGCTGTGGAGGGTGATCCGTTCTGGGACGGGATCAGAGACGCCATCTTAGGCAAACCGTCTAATGACACGCAGAAATGTCACGACCCCAAACCGATCCTGTTCAGCACCGGGGAGgtgagagcaaacaaacaggcatCCTGGATGAAGCTGCTGAGGCGCTGACCTGgtcctgtgtctgtgcagatgaaCTGGCCGCTGCCCTGGCATCCGAAGGTGGTCGACGTTCAGATCATCACCATCGGATCAGTGGCCATTGTAGCTGTTCCTGGAGAGATGACGTAAGTTCCCTTTACTGGCAGCTCTATGATAGCAGCACTGGACCCgtgtcactgtgtctgtgtgtgttgacagaACCATGTCAGGCAGGAGGTTGCGGGAAGCTGTCAAACAGGTGAGAAGGATTAGCTGGTGTGAAAACACCACAGTTCATCAGTTTAATAAACcatctctgtgttttggttGTTGTGCTAGGAGCTGGAGTCTGAGGGGACGATCAGGGACACGGAGGTGGTGATTGCTGGTCTGAGCAACGTGTACACCCACTACATCACCACGTATGAGGAGTATCAGGTACCTGTAAAGTAAAACAGTCTGCGTCTGTCAGGACAAAGTGTGTCACCTTGTTCACCTGCGTCTCCAGGTGCAGCGCTATGAAGGAGCCTCCACCATCTACGGCCCGCACACGCTCAGTGCCTACCTGCAGAAGTTCAGAGGTCTCGCCAAGGCAATCGCACAGGTGAGACTGAGCAGCTCAGACCTAAACTGGCTCCAAGGGGCAGGACTGGATCATCAGCTTCAGCCGGATCTGCTTTATACAACTTAGTTCATGTTTAGTGGTGAATAAATGAAAGATGAACATAAAGCTAAGATTGTTTCTTGGATTGTGGTATGTTTTTAGGGCAGAGAGTCTGAGCTGCCTCCTGGACCTCCGCCCCCCTTCTTCACAGAGTTTCTCTTCAGCTTGATTCCTGCCGCAGCCATTGACAAAAAGccagacaacagcagcttcGGCGACGTCCTGCAGGAGGTTCTCCCCATCTACAGACAGGTGGGGTGCCTCAGGGCTCCAGACTTAGGCCACTCTCCAGTTCTATTCTTTTCATTTGTGGTATTTTTCAGGGGGATGTTGTCTCGGTTACATTTGTGGCAGGAAACCCTCGACATTCTGGAGACATTGTGAGACACAAACCAAATTCTCCTTCGTCCTTGTTCCTTCGTTTGTGGTTTTAATATATTATGggatgcaggagcagcagctaaCGTCTCTCCCTTCTTCATGTTGTAGAGAGATAAAACCTTTGTTACCGTGGAGATGTttgacaacacaacacaaacctgGGATGTCGTCCACACAGATGCATCATGGGAGACGAGGTACCGTAGTCTTAATATTTACAAACCAGCAAATATTACTAATGTTACAGACTCATTTGAATGACCTGACCTGGGGTGTCTTTGTTTTAGTATTTGCCTGAGATAAAGAACATTATGTTTCATCTATTAAGTTGTTGTTTTGCAGATTTCACTGGCTGAAGGGCTCAGACCGGCAGAGTAACGCCACGGTGGAGTGGCACATCCCCCGGTCGGCCCCCGACGGCTCCTACAGGATCCGACACTTCGGCCACTACAAACAGTGGAAAGGTCTCCAGCCCATCATCACTGCGTATGAGGGAGCGTCCGGCGTCTTCAGAGTCACGGCCAACTTCTACTCTGGCTGATGTTCACTGCCACATTAGAGAAGAACCCAAAGGACTCGTTTGGTATGAGGGCTAAACGTTAAcacctgctttgtttatttaatgatgtatgtatgtatgaagtAAATAAAGCTTCCTAAATTCACAGTCtggtgtttctctctctctttgtatCTGGCTTCCCCCCAGTAAAAAATGGTGCAGATGTGATAAtagcaaaaatatttatttaaaccatATGTATATAAATGTATGAAGCAACAGCACGAAGACATTTTCACCACTGTCAAGCAGGAACTGGTTTAAGCACTGACATGAACCGGCAGAAATTACCTCGGCCACTAAAACACAATGAGACATTTCACAAACACATTAGTAACGTAAAACGTttcacctctgctgctctgagatgATCGAATGCAGTGATGGACTTCACTTCCCTGGTTGTCACTGCAACAACACATGTTGGGTATGT of Betta splendens chromosome 19, fBetSpl5.4, whole genome shotgun sequence contains these proteins:
- the asah2 gene encoding neutral ceramidase, with the translated sequence MARKRCELSGLEAALVVLFVLMTTVCVVLISLMVVWKTDTDSDPDPTHPPSPQPQQDPYLIGVGRADCTGPPAEIPMMGYANPQQTAAGIHTRLYSRAFIIDDGKRRVVFVTADVGMISQRLRLEVLQALQRKYGDLYQQENVVLSGTHTHCGLGGYFQYTLFMVTSKGYIKESAKTLVNGIVKSVDIAHRNMRPGRIYRNRGDLDDSSLNRSPHSYLNNPEGERQKYKTNTDKKVVVLKFTDLDGDGIGMISWFAVHAVSMNYTNQMVSSDNMGYASYLLEQDKNPGELPGQGSFVAGFSSSNLGDVSPNTKGPHCANTGLPCDYLNSSCPVGGTVMCQAYGPGRDMFESTRIIGHNLYRKAKELYAGATEEVTGPLHAAHQWVDMTDVTVQINATHTAKTCKPALGHSFAAGTIDGGGGLNFTQGAVEGDPFWDGIRDAILGKPSNDTQKCHDPKPILFSTGEMNWPLPWHPKVVDVQIITIGSVAIVAVPGEMTTMSGRRLREAVKQELESEGTIRDTEVVIAGLSNVYTHYITTYEEYQVQRYEGASTIYGPHTLSAYLQKFRGLAKAIAQGRESELPPGPPPPFFTEFLFSLIPAAAIDKKPDNSSFGDVLQEVLPIYRQGDVVSVTFVAGNPRHSGDIRDKTFVTVEMFDNTTQTWDVVHTDASWETRFHWLKGSDRQSNATVEWHIPRSAPDGSYRIRHFGHYKQWKGLQPIITAYEGASGVFRVTANFYSG